The following are encoded in a window of Thermodesulfobacteriota bacterium genomic DNA:
- the lepA gene encoding translation elongation factor 4, producing the protein MRLENIRNFSIIAHIDHGKSTLADRLMEITGTLSGREKVEQFLDKMDLERERGITIKAQTVRMRYTASDGKEYMLNLIDTPGHVDFSYEVSRSLCACEGAILVVDASQGVEAQTLANVYLALDQDLEVLPILNKIDLPNAEPDRVKREIEDVIGLDTAGMLAVSAKTGEGVPDLLEKLVSQFPPPKGDPAAPTKALIIDSWFDNYVGVVVLARLFDGEIRPGQKISFMATGRAFEVQKVGVFSPHSQEVPRLAAGEVGFVVANIKDLNETKVGDTITDARNPAAVPLPGFKVVHPMVFAGIYPLATDQYPQLRTAIEKLRLNDASFTAEPESSVALGFGFRCGFLGLLHMEIIQERLEREYGLELITTAPTVGYRAVKKDGVVEEVDSPARLPEPLELEHIEEPMIMATIHLPAEYLGAVLKLCEERRGIQRQMKFASTNRVILEYELPLNEIVLDFYDQLKTASRGYASMDYEFHRFMESDLVKLDILINNDPVDALSLIVHRENAYPKGREVCERLRKLIPRQMFEVVIQAAIGSKVIARESVKALRKNVLAKCYGGDITRKRKLLEKQKEGKKRMKQVGSVEIPQEAFLSILKVKE; encoded by the coding sequence ATGCGCCTGGAAAATATTCGAAATTTCTCCATTATCGCCCATATCGACCATGGGAAGTCCACCTTGGCCGACCGGCTGATGGAGATCACGGGGACGCTCTCGGGCCGGGAGAAGGTCGAGCAGTTCCTCGACAAGATGGACCTGGAGCGGGAGCGCGGGATTACGATCAAGGCGCAGACCGTCCGGATGCGGTACACGGCGTCCGACGGGAAGGAGTACATGCTCAACCTGATCGACACCCCCGGACACGTGGACTTCTCCTACGAGGTGTCCCGCAGCCTGTGCGCGTGCGAAGGGGCCATTCTCGTGGTCGACGCATCCCAAGGCGTCGAGGCCCAGACGCTGGCGAACGTTTACCTGGCGCTCGATCAGGACCTGGAGGTGCTGCCGATCCTCAACAAGATCGATCTCCCCAACGCGGAGCCCGACCGGGTGAAGCGCGAGATCGAGGACGTCATCGGCCTCGACACCGCGGGGATGCTCGCCGTCAGCGCGAAGACGGGGGAGGGCGTCCCCGACCTTCTGGAGAAGCTCGTCTCCCAGTTCCCCCCGCCGAAGGGCGACCCGGCGGCTCCCACGAAGGCGCTGATCATCGATTCCTGGTTCGACAACTACGTCGGGGTGGTCGTGCTGGCGCGGCTGTTCGACGGGGAGATCCGCCCCGGGCAGAAGATCTCCTTCATGGCCACCGGGCGGGCCTTCGAGGTGCAGAAGGTCGGCGTCTTCTCGCCCCATTCGCAGGAGGTGCCCCGCCTGGCCGCGGGGGAGGTCGGGTTCGTCGTCGCGAACATCAAGGACCTCAACGAGACCAAGGTGGGCGACACGATCACCGACGCGCGCAATCCGGCCGCCGTCCCGCTGCCCGGCTTCAAGGTGGTTCATCCGATGGTGTTCGCGGGGATCTACCCGCTGGCCACCGACCAGTATCCGCAGCTCCGGACGGCCATCGAGAAGCTGCGCCTCAACGACGCCTCCTTCACCGCGGAGCCGGAAAGCTCCGTGGCGCTGGGATTCGGCTTCCGGTGCGGCTTTCTCGGGCTGCTGCACATGGAGATCATCCAGGAGCGGCTCGAGCGGGAGTACGGGCTGGAGCTGATCACCACGGCGCCCACCGTCGGTTACCGCGCCGTGAAGAAGGACGGCGTCGTCGAAGAGGTCGACAGCCCCGCGCGGCTGCCGGAGCCGCTGGAGTTGGAGCACATCGAGGAGCCGATGATCATGGCGACGATCCACCTGCCGGCGGAGTATCTCGGCGCCGTCCTCAAGCTTTGCGAGGAGCGCCGCGGGATCCAGCGGCAGATGAAGTTCGCCTCCACGAACCGGGTCATCCTCGAATACGAGCTTCCGCTGAACGAGATCGTCCTCGATTTTTACGACCAGCTCAAAACCGCCTCCCGCGGGTACGCCTCGATGGACTACGAGTTCCACCGTTTCATGGAATCGGATCTGGTCAAGCTCGACATCCTGATCAACAACGATCCCGTGGACGCCCTGTCGCTGATCGTGCACCGGGAGAACGCCTACCCCAAGGGGCGGGAAGTGTGCGAGCGGCTCCGGAAGCTGATCCCCCGGCAGATGTTCGAGGTGGTCATCCAGGCGGCCATCGGGTCCAAGGTCATCGCGCGCGAATCGGTCAAGGCGCTGCGCAAGAACGTCCTGGCGAAGTGCTACGGTGGCGACATCACCCGCAAGCGGAAG
- a CDS encoding NAD-dependent epimerase/dehydratase family protein, which produces MRVMVTGGAGFIGSHVAQAYVDAGNEVLVLDDLSSGKKENVPGGAKFVFGGIDSDTAVEAVRTFRPEVVNHHAAQINVRKSVEDPVFDARVNILGSLNLLEAARKYGVRKVVFASSGGAGYGEQEYFPADEKHPLRPVSPYGVAKVAVENYLHYYKVQYGLEYTALRYANVYGPRQDPHGEAGVVAIFCTRLLKGQTAVINGDGEQTRDYVYVGDVVRANLEALTRGDGLGINIGTALETDVNVLFRKLRDLAGSAQDEIHGPGMPGEQRRSVIDNRLAFDELGWYPNVLLDDGLALTMAFFRDRLKSTSSR; this is translated from the coding sequence ATGCGGGTCATGGTCACGGGAGGGGCGGGATTCATCGGTTCTCATGTCGCGCAGGCATACGTCGACGCGGGGAACGAGGTGCTGGTGCTTGACGACCTCTCTTCGGGAAAAAAGGAAAACGTTCCCGGGGGGGCGAAGTTCGTCTTCGGGGGGATCGATTCCGACACCGCCGTCGAGGCGGTCCGGACCTTCCGGCCGGAGGTCGTGAACCACCACGCCGCGCAGATCAATGTGAGGAAATCGGTCGAGGATCCCGTCTTCGACGCCCGCGTGAACATCTTGGGCTCGCTGAACCTGCTGGAGGCGGCGCGGAAATACGGCGTCCGAAAGGTGGTCTTCGCCTCTTCCGGAGGGGCCGGCTACGGGGAGCAGGAGTATTTCCCGGCGGACGAGAAGCATCCGCTGCGTCCGGTGTCTCCGTATGGAGTCGCGAAGGTCGCCGTGGAGAACTACCTGCACTACTACAAGGTCCAGTACGGCCTGGAATACACGGCGCTGCGGTACGCGAACGTCTACGGGCCGCGGCAGGATCCTCACGGCGAGGCGGGGGTCGTGGCGATCTTCTGCACGCGCCTGCTGAAAGGGCAGACGGCCGTCATCAACGGCGACGGCGAGCAGACCCGGGACTACGTATACGTCGGGGACGTGGTCCGTGCGAACCTCGAGGCGCTGACGCGGGGCGACGGCCTGGGAATCAACATCGGGACTGCGCTGGAGACCGACGTCAACGTCCTCTTCCGGAAGCTTCGGGATCTGGCGGGAAGCGCGCAGGACGAGATCCACGGCCCGGGGATGCCGGGCGAGCAGCGTCGCTCCGTCATCGACAACCGGTTGGCCTTCGACGAACTGGGATGGTATCCTAATGTGTTGCTGGACGACGGACTCGCGCTGACGATGGCCTTCTTCAGGGACAGGTTGAAATCCACAAGCAGCCGGTGA
- the lptD gene encoding LPS assembly protein LptD codes for MRKPIPFLLAAAALLGLAGTAAFAQVEFPPKGLFPQFRAGELLLNAPVRIDADKLTYDEDEGIALAEGNVEITLGPRTMRADRIRYDSRTGEAELAGKVHYTDADEEFAFDRIVINLNTETGVLYNGSILVRTNNYRISGRKIEKTGKESFTLEKGSLTTCPCDPVPDWNFEIRRASVVLDGYARAKDITLRVRGTPVLWLPYGIFPVKLTRQSGFLLPSFSSSSSNGVTFSLPYYWAINRWSDATLTVDAMTRRGIRPEAEYRFVPNRDSDGAIHGTFFRDTKVDEERWRVFGENRFHAGDWTLNGQVEIPSDNQYYVDFDVPDTLRSARHARSTGFVGHAGPNSSRQLSVAWMEEMERPSGDNTVQRLPEFSATLLPYRTPAGGADGSGEVSATYFYREAGDKLFRGRGTVNLARTFVLYRSVSLTPYALVNFQAVRFEEPQGGRDEAGRAIPAAGVTLAAEAQRGYLHDGEGIVHVVGSNFGFRYVPRYGQDGIPIVDRWSRLAPQNQFVFTVVQRFVGLKETAAPREIASLLIEWAYDVGGRDPALSPYVDPLSPYVRVLRDQIDIGANRQTGTGSASDVYGRLIASPRDRWSLEGEALFDPEDGRFTLGAIGGEWKVDDDNRIGAGYRVTRGLAEDVRGRFAWKPLRYLRLEARMNYSLRNSGLTDGSAGFTLTPRSDCWSVGFVVQRKTQPDDTSYSLVFGLKGIGSIGN; via the coding sequence GTGAGAAAGCCGATTCCGTTCCTCCTTGCGGCGGCGGCCCTCCTCGGGCTGGCCGGAACGGCCGCCTTCGCCCAGGTCGAATTCCCTCCGAAAGGATTGTTCCCGCAGTTCCGCGCGGGAGAGCTCCTGCTGAACGCCCCGGTCCGAATCGACGCCGACAAGCTGACCTACGACGAGGACGAAGGGATCGCTCTGGCCGAGGGAAACGTGGAGATCACCCTCGGACCGCGGACGATGCGGGCCGACCGGATCCGGTACGACTCAAGGACGGGAGAGGCGGAACTGGCGGGGAAGGTCCATTACACGGACGCCGACGAGGAGTTCGCCTTCGACCGGATCGTCATCAACCTCAACACGGAGACGGGGGTCCTGTACAACGGAAGCATCCTCGTCCGGACGAACAATTACAGGATCTCCGGCCGGAAGATCGAGAAGACGGGCAAGGAGTCCTTTACCCTGGAAAAGGGTTCCCTGACGACCTGCCCCTGCGACCCGGTTCCGGACTGGAATTTCGAGATCCGGCGGGCGAGCGTGGTCCTCGACGGATATGCCCGCGCGAAGGACATCACCCTTCGCGTTCGCGGGACCCCGGTCCTCTGGCTGCCGTACGGAATCTTCCCGGTCAAGCTGACGAGGCAAAGCGGGTTCCTGCTGCCGAGCTTCTCCAGCTCCAGTTCCAACGGCGTCACATTCTCCCTACCGTATTATTGGGCGATCAACCGCTGGAGCGATGCGACGCTGACCGTCGACGCGATGACCAGGCGCGGCATCCGTCCCGAGGCGGAATACCGGTTCGTACCCAACCGGGATTCGGACGGCGCGATCCATGGAACGTTCTTCCGCGATACGAAGGTCGACGAGGAGCGGTGGCGCGTCTTCGGGGAGAACCGGTTCCATGCGGGCGACTGGACGCTCAACGGGCAGGTGGAGATCCCCTCGGACAACCAGTATTACGTGGATTTCGACGTCCCCGACACGCTGCGGTCGGCGCGCCACGCCAGGTCCACCGGGTTCGTCGGGCACGCGGGGCCGAACTCCTCCCGGCAACTTTCCGTCGCCTGGATGGAGGAGATGGAGCGGCCGTCGGGGGACAACACGGTGCAGAGGCTGCCGGAATTTTCCGCGACCCTCCTTCCTTACCGGACGCCGGCCGGGGGCGCGGATGGCTCGGGGGAGGTCTCCGCGACCTATTTCTACCGGGAGGCGGGGGACAAGTTGTTTCGGGGGCGGGGAACGGTGAACCTGGCCAGGACGTTCGTCCTGTACCGGTCGGTTTCCCTGACGCCTTACGCCCTGGTGAATTTCCAGGCCGTCCGCTTCGAGGAGCCCCAGGGCGGAAGGGATGAGGCCGGCCGCGCCATCCCGGCGGCAGGGGTGACGCTGGCGGCGGAGGCGCAGAGGGGATACCTCCACGACGGGGAAGGGATCGTCCACGTGGTGGGATCGAATTTCGGGTTCCGCTACGTTCCCCGCTACGGGCAGGACGGCATCCCGATCGTCGACCGGTGGTCCCGGCTCGCTCCCCAGAACCAGTTCGTGTTCACCGTCGTCCAGCGGTTCGTGGGACTCAAGGAGACCGCCGCGCCCCGGGAGATCGCCTCCCTCCTGATCGAGTGGGCGTACGACGTCGGGGGGAGGGATCCCGCGCTCTCTCCCTACGTGGATCCGCTCTCGCCCTACGTCCGCGTCCTGAGAGACCAGATCGACATCGGCGCGAACCGGCAGACCGGAACGGGCTCCGCCTCCGACGTGTACGGGCGGCTGATCGCGAGCCCCCGCGACCGGTGGAGCCTCGAGGGGGAGGCGCTCTTCGACCCGGAGGACGGCAGGTTCACGCTGGGGGCGATCGGAGGGGAATGGAAGGTGGACGACGACAACCGGATCGGCGCGGGATACCGCGTGACCCGGGGGCTGGCGGAGGACGTGCGGGGCCGGTTCGCGTGGAAGCCGCTGCGGTACCTTCGCCTGGAGGCCCGGATGAACTATTCCCTCCGGAACTCCGGGTTGACGGACGGCTCCGCGGGATTCACGCTGACGCCGCGGAGCGACTGCTGGAGCGTCGGCTTCGTCGTGCAGCGGAAAACGCAGCCCGACGACACGAGCTACAGTCTCGTCTTCGGCCTGAAGGGGATCGGTTCAATCGGAAACTAA
- a CDS encoding folylpolyglutamate synthase/dihydrofolate synthase family protein, whose product MIRPAGPTGPETVRPGLSRILLALERSGHPEEGFRTLHIAGTNGKGSTAALAEAVLRPIAGGPVGLYTSPHLVSPEERIRVDGKKIPAAVLEKGFRAAESLGDAADPLTYFEKMTWAACDWFRRRKASVVVMETGLGGRWDATSACRPAVSVITNVGYDHREWLGNTLARIAAEKAGILKEGVPLVIGRLRPSARAVVRRRAGELRCPAWELGRDFEWREERAGAVEVSLPGIRIGGLRLAMRGRHQKENAAVALAATWRWAGDRGVPADAWARAAARALASVRVPGRLAKLPCRRNARCWVDGGHNPDAARAVAREISVSPPWRYAERVVALWSMLKDKDMSGYLRELSPCIDGAVTYPLPHERGADAASLERACRRRKIPCRTAADFSGAWVVARRWAGPRGVVLVCGSLMTAGEAYRRRVGSVP is encoded by the coding sequence ATGATCCGGCCCGCGGGGCCGACCGGCCCGGAAACCGTCCGCCCGGGCCTCTCCCGCATCCTCCTGGCCCTCGAGCGTTCCGGCCATCCGGAAGAGGGCTTCCGGACCCTGCACATCGCCGGGACGAACGGGAAGGGGTCGACCGCGGCGCTGGCGGAGGCGGTGCTCCGGCCCATAGCCGGGGGCCCCGTCGGGCTCTACACGTCCCCGCACCTGGTTTCCCCCGAAGAAAGGATCCGCGTCGACGGGAAGAAGATCCCGGCGGCGGTCCTGGAGAAAGGTTTCCGCGCCGCGGAGTCCCTCGGCGACGCAGCGGATCCGCTGACCTACTTCGAGAAGATGACCTGGGCCGCCTGCGACTGGTTCCGGCGCCGGAAGGCCTCCGTCGTCGTGATGGAGACGGGGCTGGGAGGACGATGGGACGCGACCTCCGCCTGCCGGCCCGCCGTGTCCGTGATCACGAACGTCGGGTACGACCACCGGGAATGGCTCGGGAACACCCTCGCCCGGATCGCGGCCGAGAAGGCGGGGATCCTGAAGGAAGGCGTGCCGCTGGTGATCGGGCGCCTCCGGCCTTCCGCAAGGGCGGTCGTCCGGAGGCGGGCGGGGGAGCTGCGGTGCCCCGCCTGGGAGCTGGGCCGGGACTTCGAATGGAGGGAGGAACGGGCAGGCGCCGTGGAGGTCTCGCTGCCGGGGATCCGGATCGGCGGCCTGCGCCTGGCCATGCGCGGTCGCCACCAGAAGGAGAACGCCGCGGTCGCGCTGGCGGCCACCTGGAGATGGGCCGGCGACCGGGGGGTCCCGGCGGACGCCTGGGCGAGGGCGGCGGCCCGCGCGCTTGCGTCCGTGCGCGTCCCGGGGCGGCTCGCGAAGCTCCCCTGCCGGAGAAACGCGCGCTGCTGGGTCGACGGAGGGCACAATCCCGACGCGGCGCGCGCGGTGGCCCGCGAGATCTCCGTTTCCCCGCCCTGGAGGTACGCGGAGCGCGTCGTGGCGCTGTGGAGCATGCTGAAGGACAAGGATATGTCCGGCTATCTCCGCGAGCTTTCGCCGTGCATCGACGGGGCGGTGACGTATCCCCTCCCGCACGAACGGGGCGCGGATGCCGCCTCCCTCGAGCGGGCCTGCCGGAGGAGGAAGATCCCCTGCAGGACGGCCGCCGACTTTTCCGGGGCATGGGTGGTGGCGCGCCGGTGGGCGGGGCCTCGCGGTGTGGTCCTCGTCTGCGGGTCGCTGATGACTGCGGGCGAGGCTTATCGACGCAGGGTCGGATCCGTCCCGTGA
- the accD gene encoding acetyl-CoA carboxylase, carboxyltransferase subunit beta has protein sequence MPIRLFRKREEPEKRIKVPEGMWIKCDACLEIIYKPEVERSLNVCPKCTYHFRIPATERIRSVVDEGTFREFAEDMESVDPLNFTDTKKYVDRLKEARKKTGRKEAAIVGKGKINGIDVVIAVLDFEFQGGSMGSVVGEKVALAAETAAEDGVPLVAFSASGGARMQEGILSLMQMAKTSAALGRLSDARLPYISVLTDPTTGGVAASFAMLGDVIISEPGALVGFAGPRVIEQTINQKLPPGFQRAEFLLEHGMIDMIVERNRLKPTLTQLLKYLSAPGDR, from the coding sequence ATGCCGATACGACTGTTCCGGAAAAGGGAAGAACCCGAAAAGCGGATCAAGGTTCCCGAGGGGATGTGGATCAAGTGCGACGCCTGCCTCGAGATCATCTACAAGCCCGAGGTGGAGCGGAGCCTGAACGTCTGCCCCAAGTGCACCTACCATTTCCGGATCCCCGCGACGGAGCGGATCCGCTCCGTCGTCGACGAAGGGACCTTCCGCGAGTTCGCCGAGGACATGGAGTCCGTCGACCCGCTGAACTTCACCGACACCAAGAAGTACGTCGACCGGCTGAAGGAGGCCCGGAAGAAGACCGGACGCAAGGAAGCCGCCATCGTCGGGAAGGGGAAGATCAACGGGATCGACGTCGTGATCGCAGTCCTCGACTTCGAGTTCCAGGGAGGGTCGATGGGGAGCGTCGTCGGGGAGAAGGTCGCCCTGGCGGCGGAGACCGCCGCGGAGGACGGCGTCCCGCTGGTGGCCTTCAGCGCCTCCGGCGGAGCGAGGATGCAGGAGGGGATCCTCTCCCTGATGCAGATGGCCAAGACCAGCGCCGCGCTCGGGCGGCTGTCGGACGCCCGCCTCCCGTATATCAGCGTCCTCACCGATCCGACGACCGGAGGGGTGGCGGCCAGCTTCGCGATGCTGGGCGACGTCATCATCTCCGAGCCGGGCGCGCTGGTGGGCTTCGCGGGGCCGAGGGTCATCGAGCAGACGATCAATCAGAAGCTGCCGCCGGGGTTCCAGCGGGCGGAGTTCCTCCTCGAGCACGGGATGATCGACATGATCGTCGAGCGGAACCGGCTCAAGCCCACACTGACCCAGCTCCTGAAGTACCTGTCCGCGCCCGGGGATCGATGA
- the trpA gene encoding tryptophan synthase subunit alpha, whose protein sequence is MNAIDAAFLRLRKAGEKGLVVYLTAGDPTPAASLSCFRAAADAGADILEVGVPFSDPTADGPTIEAASRRALAGGMNVQRALDLVRRFRKTHDTPVVLFGYYNPFFRYGQKALWRDARSAGVDGFLIVDLPYEEAVGAVSEMRVEGLAWIPLAAPTSGIDRIRAFDRAGSGFLYLISVTGVTGARETLPPGMLSWTREVKSAVGLPLAVGFGISGPEMAREASRHADAAVVGSACVKIVERYGSSPRGPAELSRFVRSLKSALR, encoded by the coding sequence GTGAACGCGATCGACGCCGCGTTCCTCCGCCTGCGGAAGGCGGGGGAGAAGGGGCTGGTCGTGTACCTCACCGCCGGGGACCCGACCCCGGCGGCCTCGCTTTCCTGTTTCCGCGCCGCGGCAGACGCGGGTGCGGACATCCTCGAGGTCGGCGTCCCCTTCTCGGACCCGACGGCGGACGGCCCGACGATCGAGGCCGCTTCGCGCAGGGCGCTGGCCGGCGGCATGAACGTACAGCGGGCGCTCGATCTCGTCCGCCGGTTCCGGAAGACTCACGACACGCCGGTCGTCCTGTTCGGATACTACAACCCGTTTTTCCGGTACGGGCAGAAGGCGCTCTGGCGGGACGCGCGCTCCGCGGGCGTGGACGGTTTCCTTATCGTCGATCTCCCGTACGAGGAAGCGGTCGGGGCCGTGTCGGAGATGCGCGTAGAAGGGCTCGCCTGGATTCCGCTCGCCGCGCCCACGAGCGGAATCGACCGGATCCGCGCTTTCGACCGCGCCGGCTCCGGATTCCTGTACCTCATCTCCGTCACGGGAGTGACGGGGGCAAGGGAGACGCTGCCGCCCGGGATGCTTTCGTGGACCCGGGAGGTGAAGTCCGCCGTCGGGCTGCCGCTGGCCGTGGGGTTCGGGATCTCCGGCCCGGAGATGGCGCGCGAGGCCTCGCGCCACGCAGACGCGGCGGTCGTGGGGAGCGCCTGCGTGAAGATCGTGGAACGGTACGGAAGCTCGCCCCGGGGACCCGCCGAGCTTTCCCGGTTCGTGCGGTCCCTCAAATCCGCACTGAGGTAG
- the trpB gene encoding tryptophan synthase subunit beta — protein sequence MRLPDRLGHFGPFGGRYVAETLMSALIALEKAYTSASGDRAFAEELGSLLRDYAGRPTPLYFARRLTEKAGGARIYIKREDLAHTGSHKINNTLGQGLLASRMGKRRIIAETGAGQHGVATATVCAKMGVPCEVYMGEDDVKRQALNVFRMRLLGARVRPVASGSRTLKDAMNEALRDWVTNVRTTYYLIGSTAGPHPYPAMVRDFQSVIGREAIRQFREAEGRLPSAVVACVGGGSNAMGIFHAFIPHGKVRLVGVEAGGLGLASGKHGATLARGKVGVLHGSKSYVLQDGDGQILEAHSISAGLDYPGVGPEHAWLKDSGRARYETVTDAQALEGFDLLSRLEGIQPALESSHAVACGYALAKRMRRSETVLINLSGRGDKDMGILMERMGGEA from the coding sequence GTGCGGCTGCCGGACCGGCTGGGGCATTTCGGCCCGTTCGGCGGGAGGTACGTCGCCGAGACGCTGATGTCCGCCCTGATCGCGCTGGAAAAGGCTTACACGTCGGCGTCCGGCGACCGCGCTTTCGCGGAGGAGCTCGGCTCGCTGCTGCGGGATTACGCGGGCAGGCCCACCCCGTTGTATTTCGCGCGGAGGCTCACGGAAAAGGCCGGGGGGGCGCGGATCTACATCAAGCGGGAAGACCTGGCGCATACAGGATCGCACAAGATCAACAACACCCTGGGGCAGGGGCTGCTGGCGAGCCGCATGGGGAAGCGCAGGATCATCGCGGAGACCGGCGCGGGGCAGCACGGGGTGGCGACTGCCACCGTGTGCGCGAAGATGGGGGTCCCGTGCGAGGTTTACATGGGCGAGGACGACGTGAAGCGCCAGGCGCTCAACGTCTTCCGGATGCGTCTCCTCGGCGCCCGGGTCCGCCCGGTGGCCTCGGGGAGCCGGACGCTGAAGGACGCCATGAACGAGGCGCTCCGCGACTGGGTCACCAACGTTCGCACCACATACTACCTGATCGGCTCCACCGCGGGGCCGCACCCGTATCCCGCGATGGTAAGGGACTTCCAGTCCGTCATCGGGCGGGAGGCGATCCGGCAGTTCCGGGAAGCGGAGGGTAGGCTCCCGTCGGCGGTCGTGGCGTGCGTGGGGGGCGGCAGCAACGCGATGGGGATCTTCCACGCGTTCATCCCCCACGGGAAAGTCCGGCTGGTCGGAGTCGAGGCGGGAGGGCTGGGGCTGGCGTCCGGGAAGCACGGCGCGACGCTCGCCCGCGGCAAGGTCGGGGTGCTGCACGGGAGCAAATCGTACGTCCTGCAGGACGGGGACGGACAGATCCTCGAGGCCCACTCGATCTCCGCGGGGCTCGACTACCCCGGCGTCGGCCCGGAGCATGCGTGGCTGAAGGATTCGGGGAGAGCCCGGTACGAGACCGTCACCGACGCGCAGGCGCTGGAGGGGTTCGACCTCCTTTCGCGCCTCGAGGGGATCCAGCCGGCGCTCGAATCCTCGCACGCCGTCGCCTGCGGGTACGCCCTCGCGAAACGGATGCGGCGTTCGGAGACGGTGCTGATCAACCTGTCCGGCCGCGGGGACAAGGACATGGGGATCCTGATGGAGCGGATGGGAGGGGAAGCGTGA
- a CDS encoding phosphoribosylanthranilate isomerase: MFRIKICGLTSAEDAERAVSCGADAVGLNFFRGSPRFVGEEAARRIVEAVGSRAEVVAVFVDEDPGEIAAVCGRLGIRRVQLHGREPAEASGRIRLWRMKAVHAALPVEIDALRSYPCEAFLLDAGGPGEYGGTGKRLPWRELPSRFGTLGKPWILAGGLTPENVERAIVEAAPFGVDTASGVESSPGRKDPDKMAAFVENAKKGFLRAGG; this comes from the coding sequence ATGTTCCGGATCAAGATCTGCGGCCTGACGTCCGCGGAGGACGCGGAGCGCGCCGTGTCGTGCGGCGCGGACGCCGTGGGGCTGAACTTCTTCCGGGGGTCCCCCCGGTTCGTCGGGGAGGAAGCCGCCCGCAGAATCGTCGAGGCCGTCGGCTCCCGCGCCGAGGTGGTGGCGGTCTTCGTCGACGAGGATCCCGGAGAGATCGCGGCCGTCTGCGGCCGCCTGGGGATCCGCCGGGTCCAGCTCCACGGGAGGGAGCCGGCCGAAGCCTCCGGTCGGATCCGCCTGTGGCGGATGAAGGCGGTGCACGCCGCGCTCCCGGTGGAGATCGATGCGCTCCGGTCGTACCCGTGCGAAGCGTTCCTCCTGGACGCAGGCGGGCCGGGGGAGTACGGCGGGACCGGGAAGCGGCTGCCGTGGCGCGAGCTGCCTTCCCGGTTCGGCACGTTGGGAAAGCCCTGGATTCTTGCGGGAGGGTTGACCCCGGAAAACGTCGAGCGAGCGATCGTGGAGGCGGCCCCCTTCGGGGTCGATACGGCTTCCGGGGTGGAATCGTCCCCGGGGAGGAAGGATCCGGACAAGATGGCGGCGTTCGTCGAAAACGCGAAGAAGGGATTCCTCCGTGCCGGCGGGTAG